GATGTCGGCGCTGCGCCCGACGATCACCGGGTTGCGCCCGCCCAGCTCCAGGGTGACGGGCACCAGCTGTTCGGCCGCCGCACGGGCGACATGGCGCGCGGTGGCCAGGGAGCCGGTGAACAGCAGGTGATCGAAGCGCAGCCGGCTGAAGGCGGCCCCCGTGGCCACATCGCCTTGCACCACGCAGACCTCTTCGGGCGCGAAGCTGCCCGCGAACATGCGCTCCAGCAGCACGGATGCGCGCGGGGTCAGCTCGGGCACCTTGAGCATCAGGCGGTTGCCCGCTGCCAGCGCGCCGGCAGCGGCCAGCACGCCCATCAGCACCGGCCCGTTCCAGGGCACGATGGCACCGATGACCCCCAGCGGCTGGCAGCGCACTTCGGCGCGCGCGCCTTCCCGCTCCATCGGCTCGGGCAGTGCGATGGGCGTGGGTGCCATCCAGCGGCTCAGGTTGTCGCGGTTGTAGCGGATCGCCGCCACGGCGCCGAGCACGTCGCCGGTGCGGGTGGCATGCGGCGAGCGGTTGCCGAAGTCAAGGGACAGCGCGGCCACGATCTCCTCGGCATGCGCCAGCACCATGGCCGCCATCCGGTCCAGCCGCTCGATGCGGGTATGCGCATCGGGAAAACCATCGGCGGCGAAAGCGCGGCGCTGGCGCGCCAGCGCCTGTTGCAGTGCTTCAGCGTCCATAGCGATCCTGCACATCGGCGTTGATCCAGCTGGCGCGGGCCGCCGCGAAGGGGTGCGGCTCGCGATGGCTGGCTTCGGGGTCGGTGATCACCTGCACCAGCGCCGTCTTGCCGCTGGCGAAGGCGCGCCGGATCGCGGGCTGCAGGTCTTCCACCCGCTCCACGTACTCGCCATGCCCGCCCATGGCTTCCATCATCCTGTCGTAGCGCACCGGCGCGAAGCGCACCTCGATCGGGTGTCCGATGTGCTGCATGTGCGCTGCCATCTCGGCGCCAAGCGCGTGGTCATCGTTCACGAGCACCACGATCGGCAACTGGTGCCGCACGGCCGTCTCCAGCTCCATGAAGTGAAAGCCCAGGGCGCCGTCCCCGGTGATCAGGCAGACCGGGCGATCGCGCCCCTGGGCCAGCTGCACGCCGACGGCCTGCGGCAGCCCGCAGCCCAGGTGGGAGTAGTGGGCGCCGTAGACGAAATCGGCACCGCGCTTTTCGAAGAACGCATGCTGGTAGAAGATGGTCAGGCCGCCGTCGAGCACGATCGAGGCCTCGTCGGGAACGGCATGCCGGGCCTCCAGCATCATGCGCGAAGGGTGCAGCGCGCCGCGGTCGGGAATCGCCGCCAGCGCCGCCTCGTGCTCATCGGCCTGCTGCTGTTTCCAGCCGGGCAGCCGAGGATGGCTGGGGCGCGGCTCGCCCAGCGCGGCATGCAGCTGCGCGAGGGTGAGCGGCAGGTCGCCGACCACGGCCACATCCACCGGCCGGTTCACACCGATGGCTGCGAGATCCGGCTCCAGCACGATCACCTTGCGCCGGGCCTCGTTCTGCGCGAACGCCATGAGCCGGCCATAGTTGGTGTTCTCGGGCAAACAGGTGCCCACCGCCAGCAGCAGGTCCGACTCGGCGATGACCTCCTGCGCAGCCTGCCCCTGGAACAGCAGCGCCTGCGGATGGCCAGCGTGAATCAGGCCGCTGCCGGCGAAGGTCGTCACGACCGGGCAGCCGAGCTTCTCCGCCAGTGCGATCAGGGCCGCCTGGCAGCGATGGTGTTGCACCGCCTCGCCCGCCAGCAGCAGCGGCAGCGAGGCCCCCTTGAGCAGCGCGGCGGCGGCCAGCACCGAGGATTCCGAGGCCGCCTGCGGCCCGGCACGGTAGCTGCCGGGCGGCTGCAGCGGGGGGTAGTCCCACTCCTGCACATGCATCATGCTGTCGTACTCGATGTACACCGGCCCCGGCGTGCCGGCGAGCGCCTGGCGGAAGGCCTGCCGCACCGCGTCGTCGATCTCGGCCGGGTGCCGCACGACGGTGGCGAACTTGCAGATCTGCGCGAACAGCGGCTCCATGGGCGCGGACAGCCATTGCCCCCGGCGCACCGCATGGGCCGCTCCCTGGTGACGCCGCGCGCCGAAGATCAGCACCGGCACATGCTCTTGCGACGCGGCGACCGCGGCCGGCAGCAGGTTCGCCACGCCGGGCCCCATGGCGCCGAATGCCGCCTGCGGCCGGCCCGTGACCGCGTAGTAGCCCATGGCGCTGAACACGGCCGCCGCCTCGTGGCGCGGACCGACGACCTGCAGGCCGGCACGCTCGGCGTGCAGCAGGACGTCGCGCGTGGTGATGTCGCCTTGCGAGAACACGGCTTGCACGCCCTCCTGACGCAGCAGTTCAACGATGCGGCGCCCCATGCTCATGGTGGTCTTGCTCATGCGATTCGGGCCTCCACCCCGGTGCGCGGCCGGGCCTCGGCGGCCGCCCCGCCGAGGAATGCCAGCAGCGCGTGGTTGAATTCCTGCGGCTTCTCGATGTTCACCAGATGGCCGGCACCGCCGATGACGGCGAGCTGCGCCTGCGGGATGGAAGCCGCCAGATCGCGCATCTGCGCCAGCGGCGCGACCGTGTCTTCATCCGAGCCGATCACCAGCACGGGCACGGCCACCGTCGCGGGGTCCAGAAAAGGCGCGATGCGCATGCGGGCCTCCATGATCTTGAGATAGGAGTCCGGGCGCAGCTTGCCCAGGCTCGCCATCACCTGCTCCCGGGCCTCGGCCGTCGCCTGCCGGCCGATCAGCGTGGGCGCCAGGGACTGCGCCAGCGCCTGCGGGCCGCCGCTGTTGAGCGGCCCCAGGCGCGCGCTGATGAAGCCTTCGCGCCGGGCTCCCTGCAGAACAGGCTCCGCGCCCGAGCGGCAGGCGGTCAGGCACAGGCTGGCCACGCGCTGCGGCGCCCGGGCATACAGCGCCTGCGCCACCAGTCCGCCCATCGACAGCCCGACGACGTGGGCGCGCCCGATCTCCAGCGCATCGAGCACGCGCAGCGCGTCCTCCACGAAATCGGCGAACTCGAAGGGCTCTTCGATCGCGGCGCTGTCGCCATAACCCCGGAAGTCCAGGCTGATGGCGCGAAAGCGCGCCCCGAAGTGCGCCAGCTGGCCGGCCCAGTTCTGCCGGTTGCCGCCGATGCCGTGCAGGAAGAGGATCGGCTCACCCTCGCCCGCCACATCGAAGGCGATGGCCGGAGGCTGGCCAGTGTGTCGAAAATCATGGATCGCTGTGCTCATGAGGACGGCAGTATGCTCACACCAAGGCATATCCGCTAGTAGCCTGAAAGGCATGACCTCAAAACCCTCAGTTATGACAGCCACCCTGAATCACCTGCTGCTGGATCACTTTCTGGCCGCCTACGAAGCGCGCAGCCTCGGCAAGGCCGCCGCCCTGCTGGGCCTGTCGCAGCCGGCGCTGAGCAAGAGCGTGCGCAAGCTCGAGGCGGAGCTGGGCCTGCCGCTGTTCGAGCGCACCACCAGCGGCCTCGTGCCGACGCTGTACGCCGAGACGCTCTCGCGGCGCGGCCAGGCCATCCGCGCCGACCTGCATAGCTGCATCGCCGAGCTGCAGAAGCTCAAGCATGGCGAGATCGGGGAGGTGCGCATGGGCGTTGCGCCCGCGCTGTCGCCGCGCTTCCTGCCGCTGGCCATCGCCGCGACCCACGCCCGCCATCCGTCCCTGACCTTTGCCGTGCGCGAGGGCCTGTACGACAGCCTGGCGCAGGACGTGGTGGATGGCGAACTCGATTTCGCGCTGACCAACCTCCCCTTCGATCGCCTCGCGGCGGGCCTGGAAGCGCGCGAACTGTTCCGCGACCGCTTCGTCGTCTGCTGCGGTGCGGCGCATCCCCTGGCCCGCAAGGGCAACGTGCAGGCCGCCGACCTGCTGGCCTATCCCTGGATCACACCGCCTCGCGACGGCATGGTCTGGCATCGGCTGGTGGACCTGTTCGCGGCGGCCAAGGCGCTGCCGCCGCGCGCGGCCATCGAAACCACTTCCGCGGCCCTGATCATGTCGCTGCTGGGCGAAGGGCGCTTCCTGACGTTCGTGCCGCGCCAGCTCGTGCTGGCGGAGCAGTTGCGCGGCGAGGTCATCGAGCTGACGTCCGCCGGCATGGTACTGGAGCGCGCCATTGCGGTCGTGTCGCGCACGGGCCGGGAGTACCCGATGGCGGCCAGGCTGGCCCTGGAGGCCTGCGAGGCCGTGGCCCTGCAGATGCAGCAGGCGCCCAAGCCCTAGCCTGGACGAAAAAGCCGCGCCGCCTTCATAAGGCGGGCGCGGCTCATCGAGGCGCCGTTGTCGGCCGGCCGCTGAGCGGCCGGCGATTCACTTGCGCGCCGGCGGCACGTCGGTGCAGGTGCCGTGCGCCACCTCGGCCGCCATGCCGATGCTCTCGCCCAGCGTGGGGTGCGGGTGGATGGTCTTGCCGATGTCCACTTCGTCGGCGCCCATCTCGATCGCCAGCGCGACCTCGCCGATCATGTCGCCCGCATGCGTGCCGACGATGCCGCCGCCCACGATGCGGTGGGTTTCGGCGTCGAACAGCAGCTTGGTGAAGCCTTCGTCGCGGCCATTCGCGATGGCGCGGCCCGAGGCGTTCCAGGGGAACAGGCCCTTCTTGACCTGCACGCCCTGCGCCTTGGCCTGCTCTTCGGTCAGGCCGACCCAGGCCACTTCGGGGTCGGTGTAGGCCACGCTCGGGATCACGCGGGCGTTGAAGGCGGCGCTGGCCAGCTCCTGGTTGCCCTGCAGCTCGCCGGCCGCCACCTCGGCCGCCACATGCGCCTCGTGCACCGCCTTGTGCGCGAGCATGGGCTGGCCCACGATGTCGCCGATGGCGAAGATGTGCGGCACGTTGGTGCGCATCTGGATGTCCACCGGGACGAAGCCGCGGTCGCTCACCGTCACGCCGGCCTTGTCGGCGCCGATCTTCTTGCCGTTGGGGCTGCGGCCCACGGCCTGCAGCACCAGGTCATACAGTTGCGGCTCCTTGGGCGCCTGCTCTCCCTCGAACCGGACCAGGATGCCGTCCTTCGTGGCTTCGGCCCCCACGGTTTTGGTCTTGAGCATGATGTTGTCGAAGCGCGGTGCGTTCATCTTCTGCCAGACCTTGACCAGGTCGCGGTCCGCGCCCTGCATCAGGCCGTCGAGCATCTCCACCACGTCCAGGCGCGCGCCCAGCGTAGAGTAGACCGTGCCCATTTCGAGGCCGATGATGCCGCCGCCCAGGATCAGCATGCGCTTGGGGCTGGATGCCAGGTCCAGCGCGCCGGTGCTGTCCACCACGCGCGGGTCCTTGGGCATGAAGGGCAGCTGCACGGCCTGCGAGCCGGCGGCGATGATGGCCTTGCGGAACTTGACGACCTGGGCCTTGCCGGTCTGCTCCTGGCCCGCGCCGCTGGTTTCCCGCACCTGCAGGTGGAACGGGTCGAGGAACTCGCCGTGGCCGCGCACCACGGTGACCTTGCGCATCTTGGCCATGGCCGTGAGGCCGCCGGTGAGCTTGCCCACCACCTTGGCCTTGTGCGCGCGCAGCTTCTCCAGGTTGACCACCGGCTTGCCGAAGCTCACGCCCAGCGCCTCGAAATGGCTGACCTCGTCCATCACCGCGGCCACGTGCAGCAGCGCCTTGGACGGAATGCAGCCCACGTTCAGGCAGACGCCGCCAAGCGTGGCGTAGCGCTCCACCAGCACCACCTTGAGGCCAAGGTCAGCCGCGCGGAACGCTGCCGAATAGCCGCCGGGGCCGCCGCCGAGCACCAGCACGTCGCATTCCTGGTCGGCGCCGCCCGTGTGGCTGGACGCTACAGAAGTGATAGCACCCGATGACGGAGCCACCTGGACCTCCGCCTGTTTTGGCTGTGAAACCGGGGCGGAGGCCGGCGCCGCGGCCGCTGCGGCGCCCTGCGCCTCCAGCACCAGCAGCACCGAGCCTTCGGCCACCTTGTCACCGAGCTTGACGCGCAGCTCCTTCACCACGCCGCCGTGCGACGACGGGATCTCCATCGAGGCCTTGTCGGACTCCACCGTCACGAGCGACTGCTCGGGCCGGATGCTGTCGCCGGGCTTGACCAGCAGCTCGATGACGGTCACTTCGGAAAAATCGCCGATGTCCGGCACCTTGATTTCAATCAGGCTCATTTGGAACCTTTCAGTTTGATCGTGAATACATCGAAGGGACCGGCCGAGTTCTTGTCGAACTCGCAGCCGGCGCGCAGGCCGGCTTCGGCCACCTCGCGGGCGGTCTTGGCCTTGCCCCAGACCGCGTGCATGGCCCCGAGCGCAAAGCTGCGCCCCGAGCCGATGCCCCAGAACTCCTTGAACTCGAACACCTCGCGGTAGCTGTACAGGCCGTAGATGCCGGTGCCGTTGGCAATCACGACGCTGAACTGGCTCGACTCATAGGGATCGTTGTCCTCTTCCTTGGTCTGCAGGAAGAAGGTTTCCTTGAGCAGCGGGTGCAGCCGCGTGAAGGTGTCGAACACCTCGTCCTTGCTGCCGAGCTTGAGCTGCTCCCGGGGCAGCGCCGTCATGGCCTTGCGCAGCACCGGGAAGTGCGCCACCGTGCCGGCCATGCCGACGTAGCTCATGCCGGCGGGCGCGTCCACCTTGAAGATCTTGCCGTTGTCCTCGAAGCGGTGCGCCAGCCGGGTGTCGCCGAAGGTCACGAGCGTGTCGGCGGCGATCGCCACCTGCCCGGCCTTCTTCACCACCACGACCGTCGTCATGCGCGTACTCCAAAGGCAAGCGCAGCGAAGCCATTGCCAGTAGCACCGCGGAACCGGCTCTGCCGGGCCGCTGGTGTTGCCCCCTGCAAGGGGGGAGGCGCAGCGAAGCGCAGCCTGGGGGTGTTCAAAGCAGTACCCTGCGGAAGTCGGCGAGGACCTGGCCCAGGTAGGCGTTGAAGCGCGCGGCCGCGGCGCCGTCGATCACGCGGTGGTCGTACGACAGCGACAGCGGCAGCGCCAGGCGCGGCACGAACTGCTTGCCGTCCCACACCGGCTTCATCTGGCCCTTGGACAGGCCCAGGATCGCGACTTCGGGCGCGTTGATGATGGGCGTGAAGTGCGTGCCGCCGATGCCGCCAAGCGAGCTGATCGAGAAGCAGCCGCCGGTCATGTCGGCCGGCCCGAGCTTGCCGTCGCGCGCCTTCTTCGCGAGCTCGCCCATCTCCTGGCTGATTTGCAGGATGCCCTTCTTGTCGGCATCTCGCAGCACCGGCACCATCAGGCCGTTGGGCGTGTCGGCCGCGAAGCCGATGTGGAAGTACTGCTTGTAGACCAGCGCGTCGCCGTCCAGGCTGGCATTGAACTCGGGGAACTTCTTCAGCGCCGAGACCACCGCCTTGATCACGAAGGCCAGCATCGTGACCTTGATGCCCGACTTCTCGTTCTCCTTGTTGGTGGCCACGCGGAAGGCTTCGAGCTCGGTGATGTCGGCTTCGTCGTTGTTGGTGACGTGCGGGATCATCACCCAGTTGCGGTGCAGGTTGGCGCCGCTGATCTTCTTGATGCGCGACAGGTCCTTGCGCTCGATGGCGCCGAACTTGGCGAAATCCACCTTGGGCCAGGGCAGCAGGTCCAGCCCCGCGCCGCCGCCCGCCGCGGGAGCCTTGGCGGCCGCGGCCTGGGTGCGCGCCGCGCCGGCCATCACCGCCTTGGTGAAGTTCTGCACGTCCTGCTGCGTGATGCGGCCCTTGGGGCCGCTGCTCTTGACTTCCTGCAGCGGCACGCCCAGCTCGCGCGCGAACTTGCGCACCGAGGGCGAGGCATGCGGCAGGTGGCCCTGCGGCGCCGTCGGGTCGTGCGCGGGCTGCGGCGCGGCAGCGGCGGCCACCGCCGGCGCTGCGGCTGCTGCAGTTGCGGCCGATGCCGGAGCCGCGGCGGCAGGCGCCGGGGCCGGGGCCGGCGCCGCCGCAGCGGCGGCCGTGCCTTCAAGCACGGCCACGAGATCACCGATGTTGACCTTGTCGCCGATCTTGACCTTGAGCTCCTTGAGCACGCCGGCGGCCGACGAAGGGATTTCCATCGAGGCCTTGTCCGACTCCACCGTGATCAGCGACTGCTCGGCCTTGATGGCGTCGCCGGGCTTGACCAGCAGCTCGATCACCGCCACGTCCTTGAAGTCGCCGATGTCGGGCACACGCACCTCCACCGGGCCGCTCGGCGCAGCCGCAGGTGCTCCTGAATTCGTAGCAGCCGATGACCGCTGCACCTGGACCTCCGCCGGTTTTGACTCTGAAACCGGGGCGGCGGCCGCGGGGGCGGCGCCGGCGGCCTCCAGCAGCAGCACGACCGAGCCCTCCTTGACCTTGTCGCCGAGCTGGACCCGCAGCTCCTTGACCACGCCGGCCGTGCTCGACGGAATCTCCATCGACGCCTTGTCGGACTCCACCGTGATCAGCGACTGCTCCGCCTTGACCGTGTCGCCGGGCTTGACCAGCAGCTCGATGACCGAGACCTCGTCGAAGTCCCCGATGTCCGGTACCTTGATTTCTACCAATGCCATGTCTGTCTCCGCAGGGGGTTAGGCGTACAACGGGTTGCGTTTTTCGGTGTTGATGCCGTATTTCTGGATCGCCTCGGCCACCTTGGCCACCGGCACGGTGCCTTCCTCGCTGAGCGCCTTGAGGGCCGCCACCACGATGTAGTGGCGGTTGACCTCGAAGTGCTCGCGCAGCTTGCTGCGGAAATCGCTGCGCCCGAAGCCGTCGGTGCCCAGCACCTTGTAGGTGCGGCCCTTGGGGATGAAGGGGCGGATCTGCTCGGCGTAGGCCCTCATGTAGTCGGTGGACGCCACCACCGGGCCGGCATGCTTCTCGAGCTGCTGGCTCACGAACGGCACGCGTGCCTTCTCGGTCGGGTGCAGCAGGCTCCAGCGCTCGGCGTCCTGGCCGTCGCGCGTGAGCTCGTTGAAGCTCGGGCAGCTCCAGACGTTGGCGGCCACGCCCCAGTCCTTCTCGAGCAGTTCCTGCGCGAACAGGCTCTCGCGCAGGATGGTGCCCGAGCCCAGCAGCTGCACGCGCGGGGTGAGCTTGGCGCCTTCCTTGCACAGGTACATGCCCTTGATGATCTGCTCCTCGGTGCCGGGCGTGAGGCCGGGCATGGCGTAGTTCTCGTTGAGCAGCGTGAGGTAGTAGTAGACGTTGTCCTGCTTCTCGACCATGCGCTTCAGGCCATGGTGCAGGATCACCGCAACTTCGTGCGCGAAGGTCGGGTCGTAGCTCACGCAGTTGGGGATGGTGTTGGCCAGGATGTGGCTGTGGCCGTCCTCATGCTGCAGGCCTTCGCCGTTGAGCGTGGTGCGCCCGGAGGTGCCGCCCAGCAGGAAGCCGCGCGCCTGCATGTCGCCGGCCGCCCAGGCCAGGTCGCCGATGCGCTGGAAGCCGAACATCGAGTAGTACACGTAGAACGGCACCATGATGCGGTTGCTGGTGCTGTAGCTGGTGGCCGCCGCGATCCAGCTGCTCATGCCGCCGGCTTCGTTGATGCCTTCCTGCAGGATCTGGCCGGCCTTGTCTTCCTTGTAGTACATGACCTGATCCTTGTCGACCGGCGTGTACTGCTGCCCCGCGGGGTTGTAGATGCCGATCTGGCGGAACAGGCCTTCCATGCCGAAGGTGCGCGCCTCGTCCACCAGGATGGGCACCACGCGCGGGCCCAGCGCCTGGTCGCGCAGCAGCTGCGTGAGGAAGCGCACATAGGCCTGCGTGGTGGAGATCTCGCGGCCCTCGGGCGTGGGCTCGAGCACGGCCTTGAAGGTTTCGAGCGAGGGCACGGTGAAGCTCTCGTCGGCCTTGGTGCGGCGGTGCGGCAGGTAGCCGCCCAGGGCCTTGCGGCGCTCGTGCAGGTACTTCATCTCAGGCGTGTCGTCGGCCGGCTTGTAGAACGGCAGGTCGGCGATCTGGCTGTCGGGAATCGGGATGTTGAAGCGGTCGCGGAAGGCCTTGATGTCCTCGTCGCCGAGCTTCTTGGTCTGGTGGACGGTGTTCTTGCCCTCGCCGATCTTGCCCATGCCGAAGCCCTTGACGGTCTTGATCAGCAGCACCGTGGGCTGGCCTTCGTGCTTGACGGCCGCATGGAAGGCGGCATACACCTTCTGCGAGTCGTGGCCGCCGCGGCGCAGGTTCCAGATCTCGTCGTCGCTCATCTTGGCAACCATCTCCAGCGTGCGCGGGTCGCGGCCGAAGAAATGCTTGCGCACGTAGGCGCCGTCGTTGGCCTTGAACGACTGGTAGTCGCCGTCGTTGCACTCCATCATGATCTTGCGCAGCGCGCCGTCCTTGTCGCGCGCCAGCAGATCGTCCCAGCCCTTGCCCCAGATCAGCTTGAGCACGTTCCAGCCCGAGCCGCGGAATTCGCTCTCCAGCTCCTGGATGATCTTGCCGTTGCCGCGCACCGGGCCGTCCAGGCGCTGCAGGTTGCAGTTGATGACGAAGATCAGGTTGTCGAGCTTCTCGCGCGCGGCCAGGCCGATGGCGCCCAGCGATTCCACTTCGTCCATCTCGCCGTCGCCGCAGAACACCCAGACCTTGCGGTTCTCGGTGTTGGCGATGCCGCGCGCGTGCAGGTACTTGAGGAAGCGCGCCTGGTAGATCGCCATCAGCGGGCCCAGGCCCATCGAGACGGTGGGGAACTGCCAGAACTCGGGCATCAGCTTGGGGTGCGGGTAGCTGGACAGGCCCTTGCCGTCCACTTCCTGGCGGAAGTTGAGCAGTTGCTCCTCGGTCAGGCGGCCTTCGAGGTAGGCGCGCGCATAGACGCCGGGCGACACGTGGCCCTGGATGTAGAGGCAGTCGCCGCCGTGGTTCTCGCTCTCGGCATGCCAGAAATGGTTGAAGCCGGCGCCGAACAGGTTGGCCAGCGAGGCGAAGGAGCCGATGTGGCCGCCCAGGTCGCCGCCTTCGGGCGGGTGGTGGCGGTTCGCCTTGACCACCATGGCCATGGCGTTCCAGCGCATGTAGGCGCGCAGGCGCCCTTCGAATTCGAGGTTGCCGGGCGAGCGCTCTTCCTGGGCCGCCTCGATGGTGTTGACATAGCCCGTGTTGGCCGAGAACGGCATGTCGATGCTGCTCTGGCGGGCATGCTCGAGCAGTTGCTCCAGCAGAAAGTGGGCGCGTTCGGGGCCTTCGCTTTCGATCACGGCGGACAGGGCGTCCATCCACTCGCGGGTTTCCTGGCTGTCCGCGTCATTGGCGGCAGAGCCGAACAGGTTGTCGGGTACGGCTGACATGCTTGTCTCCTGATAATTTCACGTAATTTAGTACGGCACATCTAAGTTTCTCACAATTTCTTGAAATTTCAAATAGTGCCTATCAATTTCACATTGTGATTTACGAAAACCCTGCCGGCAGGCCCTGATTGCCCAGCCCGGAAGGTGCGTCCCCTACACTCGGAGCATGCCCTCCCCTGCTCCCGTTCCCGAGCCGGACACCCTGGTGATCCGGCCTCTTGCCTGGTGGCGCCGCTGGTGGCGCCGCCAGCCGCCGACGCGCCAGGACCGCGTCGCCATGCTGGCTCCGCTGTCGGCCGTGCTGCTGTTCCTGGCCGCCATCATTGCCGCCTTCTGGTACCTGCGGCTGGAGGAAGTGGACCGCGAGCAGGAGGCGGTCAAGCGCGATGTCGAGTACGCCCAGCAGCGCGTGCGCCTGCGCCTGCTCGAGCGCCAGGAGCAGCTCATGCGCATCGCGCGCGACATCTCCAACCGGGAGATCGACCCCGAGGACTTCATGGGCCGCGCCGAGTCGCTGGTGAGCCAGTACCCCGAGCTGCAGGAAGTCACCTGGATCGACGACCGCCGCCGCATCACGGCCAGCTACTCGGCGCCGAGCGTCAGCTCCAGCCAGCAGCGCGTGGCCGGCGACGTGCTGCGCATGGGCGACACCGAGGTCATCTACAGCCTCGCGCGCGACATGCAGCAGCCCGTGTTCTCGCAGCCCGCCGCCAACCCGGACCAGCCGGCCCTGCTGCAGCTGCACATTCCCTTGAGCGACCAGGGCCGCTTTGCCGGCGTCGTCCTCGGCGAGTATTCGATCGACGGCCTGCTGCGCTACGGCGTGCCCACCGAGGTGTCGTCCAAATACGCCGTCGCCCTGCTCGACGGCAAGGGCCGCCTGCTGGCCGGCAACACGGTGCCGGCGACCCGCAACCCCGCCACCAGCCTGCTGCCCTGGGGCACGCAGGCCAACGAGTACGAGGTGCCGGTCTCGCCCGTGGGCAACGGCCTGATCATCCGGGCGCAGGCCTACCGCACCTCGCTGGGCCTGATCGGCAACGGCCTGTTCTGGCTGGTCGGCGCGCTGAGCGTGCTCACCGCCTGGATGCTGATCGGCACCTGGCGCCACACGCGCAAGCGGCTGCAGGCGCAGCAGGCGCTGGTGTCGGAAACCAACTTCCGCCGCGCCATGGAGAACTCCATGCTCACCGGCATGCGGGCGCTCGACATGCAGGGCCGCATCACCTACGTCAATGCCGCGTTCTGCCAGATGACGGGCTGGAGCGAGGGCGAGCTGGTGGGCCGCACCCCGCCCTTCCCTTACTGGCCCGAGACCGACCGCGAATCGCTGGCCGAGCGCCTGACCAACGAGCTGAGCGGCAACACCACGGCCGGCGGCTTCCAGGTGCGGGTCAAGCGCAAGAACGGCTCGGTCTTCGACGCGCGCATGTACATGTCGCCGCTGATCGACGCCCGGGGCCACCAGACCGGCTGGATGACCTCGATGACCGACATCACCGAGCCCAACCGCATCCGCGAGCAGCTCTCCGCCTCCTACGAGCGCTTCACCACCGTGCTGGAGGCGCTCGACGCCTCGGTCTCGGTGGCGCCGCTGGGCAGCGAGGAGCTGCTGTTCGCCAACAAGCTGTACCGCCTGTGGTTCGGCTCGCAGACCGCGGGCCACCTGCAGCTGGTGGCGCAGGCCGGCGTGCCCACCCGCGCGCCGAGCGACGAGTCGCTGGACGACGTGGACTCCTTCGCCGGGCTGCCGACCGGCCCGCTGACGGCGGCGCAGAGCGAGAACGCCGAGATCTTCGTGCCCGAGCTCGGCAAGTGGCTCGAGGTGCGCTCGCGCTACCTCAACTGGGTGGACGGGCGCCTGGCGCAGATGGTGATCGCCACCGACATCACGCCGCGCCGCCATGCCGAGGAACAGTCCGCCGCGCAGGCCGAGCGTGCCCAGTCGGCCAGCCGCCTCATCACCATGGGCGAGATGGCGTCCAGCGTGGCGCACGAGCTCAACCAGCCGCTGACCGCCATCAGCAACTACTGCAATGGCATGGTCTCGCGCATCCGGGGCAAGCAGATCGCCGAGGACGACCTGCTGGCCGCGCTCGAAAAGACCGCCCGCCAGGCCCAGCGCGCGGGCCAGATCATCCAGCGCATCCGCTCCTTCGTGAAGCGCAGCGAACCCAACCGCACGCTGTCCAGCGTGGGCGACATCGTGGACGAGGCCGTGGAGCTGGCCGACATCGAGCTGCGCCGGCGCAACGTGCGCCTGTCCCACTACGTGGCCGCGCGCCTGCCCAGGCTGATGGTCGACCCGATCCTGATCGAGCAGGTGCTGGTCAACCTGCTCAAGAACGCGGCCGAGTCGATCGACAACGCCCAGCGGCCCGCGGCACGGCGCAGCGTGGAGCTGCGCGTCATCCCCAAGCACCTCGACGAACTGCCGGTGGTGGAGTTTTCCGTGCTCGATTC
This Variovorax terrae DNA region includes the following protein-coding sequences:
- the aceF gene encoding dihydrolipoyllysine-residue acetyltransferase, which codes for MALVEIKVPDIGDFDEVSVIELLVKPGDTVKAEQSLITVESDKASMEIPSSTAGVVKELRVQLGDKVKEGSVVLLLEAAGAAPAAAAPVSESKPAEVQVQRSSAATNSGAPAAAPSGPVEVRVPDIGDFKDVAVIELLVKPGDAIKAEQSLITVESDKASMEIPSSAAGVLKELKVKIGDKVNIGDLVAVLEGTAAAAAAPAPAPAPAAAAPASAATAAAAAPAVAAAAAPQPAHDPTAPQGHLPHASPSVRKFARELGVPLQEVKSSGPKGRITQQDVQNFTKAVMAGAARTQAAAAKAPAAGGGAGLDLLPWPKVDFAKFGAIERKDLSRIKKISGANLHRNWVMIPHVTNNDEADITELEAFRVATNKENEKSGIKVTMLAFVIKAVVSALKKFPEFNASLDGDALVYKQYFHIGFAADTPNGLMVPVLRDADKKGILQISQEMGELAKKARDGKLGPADMTGGCFSISSLGGIGGTHFTPIINAPEVAILGLSKGQMKPVWDGKQFVPRLALPLSLSYDHRVIDGAAAARFNAYLGQVLADFRRVLL
- the aceE gene encoding pyruvate dehydrogenase (acetyl-transferring), homodimeric type, translated to MSAVPDNLFGSAANDADSQETREWMDALSAVIESEGPERAHFLLEQLLEHARQSSIDMPFSANTGYVNTIEAAQEERSPGNLEFEGRLRAYMRWNAMAMVVKANRHHPPEGGDLGGHIGSFASLANLFGAGFNHFWHAESENHGGDCLYIQGHVSPGVYARAYLEGRLTEEQLLNFRQEVDGKGLSSYPHPKLMPEFWQFPTVSMGLGPLMAIYQARFLKYLHARGIANTENRKVWVFCGDGEMDEVESLGAIGLAAREKLDNLIFVINCNLQRLDGPVRGNGKIIQELESEFRGSGWNVLKLIWGKGWDDLLARDKDGALRKIMMECNDGDYQSFKANDGAYVRKHFFGRDPRTLEMVAKMSDDEIWNLRRGGHDSQKVYAAFHAAVKHEGQPTVLLIKTVKGFGMGKIGEGKNTVHQTKKLGDEDIKAFRDRFNIPIPDSQIADLPFYKPADDTPEMKYLHERRKALGGYLPHRRTKADESFTVPSLETFKAVLEPTPEGREISTTQAYVRFLTQLLRDQALGPRVVPILVDEARTFGMEGLFRQIGIYNPAGQQYTPVDKDQVMYYKEDKAGQILQEGINEAGGMSSWIAAATSYSTSNRIMVPFYVYYSMFGFQRIGDLAWAAGDMQARGFLLGGTSGRTTLNGEGLQHEDGHSHILANTIPNCVSYDPTFAHEVAVILHHGLKRMVEKQDNVYYYLTLLNENYAMPGLTPGTEEQIIKGMYLCKEGAKLTPRVQLLGSGTILRESLFAQELLEKDWGVAANVWSCPSFNELTRDGQDAERWSLLHPTEKARVPFVSQQLEKHAGPVVASTDYMRAYAEQIRPFIPKGRTYKVLGTDGFGRSDFRSKLREHFEVNRHYIVVAALKALSEEGTVPVAKVAEAIQKYGINTEKRNPLYA